One genomic segment of Impatiens glandulifera chromosome 6, dImpGla2.1, whole genome shotgun sequence includes these proteins:
- the LOC124942938 gene encoding putative disease resistance protein RGA3 — translation MADPATLISGLLSNLVPLIKDEFKLIYGFDEEVEKLLDTLSAINAALEHAEIKNAWKKDKPTEDWLQKLKRVAYEVRDIMDECTFEDLRLHVKRRDASSSTRKKVTNFITHPFSNTLSRREIGYKIKDVKEKLEQIYSRRKNLQLREPIHGSKIIDKFTSSWRETMSLSSSSVYGRDKEKKQIIDILLNNSTVSVATELLSVLPIVGIGGLGKTTFAQMVFNDEEVSKHFDTKIWVCVSDEFDIKLVIKSILKEKAEASLSLEELQEKVRDKLRGKRYLIVLDDVWNENKDAWNGLRSILDCGINGSFILTTTRKRRVAEIMKTIPHFELPSLSDDNCWLLFKERAFEHVKPKHPNIINIGKQIARRCKGVPLVAKTLGSQLGFCDDEKDWHRIRDSEIWEISENEEDLLPILRLSYYDLPYHLRRCFVFCAIFPKDTEIEIERLIQLWMAHGLIPPVKKQEVEDVGNTIWKELCWRSFFQDEKKNKIGYTTCKMHDLMHNLAQSVMQEECYTMNAKRSSDGLGREIRHVTAMVDKLNQPSVCSLKKIRGLQSIMLNDTDCDGNVTKEILSGLKELLTLRVLEVRHCVQYQDLSYASRLKHLRFLDISYSEITTLPNSICDLFNLQTLKLNYCSKLESLPRNMRNLISLRHLYLDCCFGLRYIPRWMGELKHLKTLSLFVISEIKDHCQLDELKELNIRGSLKIKNIGRIGDASIARGISMAKMSSITNLELDWGYTYDVDHEKIGKALEVSTERLKKLRMNGYEGVNPPRWVGKSSPSVTRLERMRMDNVDTIGSSSSADSEIMIVIFPLLELLDISNMKSLRELVSPTVPSRGAFPNLCEIMIYNCPKLGALPPHLKSLKRVSVEGECSDELLYSISNLSALTHLDLVGLNERSVLFGAGYMALIFDDEIPSLSSQILGDNDNNNEEQLGGVCSTFQSLSIRGCLNLRCLFDEGMMMEEEPLIKISSFRKQQNYHHLFKERTRLITSLTELHILNCPELMISVDEFRNLNYGNNSLQILQIRGCPKFVSSEDIMGLLRSIQTRLGPANFDVDIQLEEVQGDDFMSVLRSLRARLDPI, via the coding sequence ATGGCTGATCCAGCAACTCTAATCAGTGGTTTGCTTTCAAATTTGGTACCTCTGATTAAGGATGAATTCAAGTTGATTTATGGTTTTGATGAGGAGGTTGAAAAGCTATTGGATACGCTATCTGCAATTAATGCCGCACTTGAGCATGCTGAAATAAAGAACGCGTGGAAGAAGGACAAACCAACCGAAGATTGGTTGCAAAAACTTAAACGCGTGGCATATGAGGTTCGAGACATCATGGATGAGTGCACCTTTGAAGATCTTCGTCTTCACGTCAAAAGGCGTGATGCCTCCTCTTCAACCCGGAAAAAGGTAACCAACTTTATCACCCATCCTTTTAGCAACACTTTGTCTCGTCGTGAAATTGGTTACAAAATTAAGGATGTTAAAGAGAAATTAGAACAGATTTATTCAAGGCGCAAAAATTTACAACTGCGTGAACCTATTCATGGCTCGAAAATAATAGACAAGTTTACTAGTAGTTGGCGTGAAACAATGTCACTTTCTAGTAGTTCAGTATATGGGAGAGATAAGGAGAAGAAACAGATTATTGATATTCTACTCAATAATAGTACTGTTAGTGTTGCTACAGAATTACTATCTGTTCTACCCATTGTTGGGATTGGGGGTCTTGGTAAAACAACCTTTGCCCAAATGGTCTTCAACGACGAGGAGGTTTCTAAGCATTTCGATACCAAAATATGGGTTTGTGTTTCTGATGAATTTGACATTAAGTTGGTGATCAAATCCATTTTAAAAGAAAAGGCAGAAGCTTCCCTTTCCTTAGAAGAATTGCAGGAAAAAGTTAGAGATAAATTGAGAGGGAAAAGATATTTGATTGTATTGGATGATGTTtggaatgaaaacaaagatgcaTGGAATGGGTTGAGATCTATATTAGACTGTGGAATAAATGGCTCGTTCATCCTTACCACAACACGTAAAAGAAGAGTGGCAGAAATAATGAAAACTATTCCACATTTTGAGTTACCGTCACTATCTGACGATAATTGTTGGCTCCTATTTAAAGAACGTGCATTTGAGCATGTAAAACCAAAACATCCAAACATCATTAATATTGGCAAACAAATAGCTAGAAGATGTAAGGGGGTTCCCTTAGTTGCCAAAACATTGGGAAGTCAACTGGGGTTTTGTGACGACGAAAAAGATTGGCATAGAATAAGAGATAGTGAGATATGGGAGATATCCGAAAATGAAGAAGATCTCTTGCCTATTCTAAGGTTGAGTTATTATGACCTCCCTTATCATTTGAGAAGATGCTTTGTGTTTTGTGCTATATTTCCCAAGGATactgaaattgaaattgagagATTAATCCAATTGTGGATGGCCCATGGCTTAATACCTCCAGTTAAAAAGCAAGAAGTTGAAGATGTTGGGAATACAATTTGGAAGGAGTTGTGTTGGAGATCCTTTTTTCAAGAtgaaaaaaagaacaaaattgGGTATACAACATGTAAGATGCACGATCTTATGCACAATCTCGCTCAATCTGTTATGCAAGAGGAATGTTATACGATGAATGCTAAGAGATCAAGTGATGGTTTAGGACGTGAAATTCGTCATGTAACAGCAATGGTTGATAAGTTAAACCAACCATCAGTTTGTTCTCTTAAGAAAATTAGAGGGTTGCAATCAATAATGCTCAATGACACAGATTGTGATGGAAATGTCACAAAGGAGATTTTGAGTGGCTTGAAGGAACTTCTAACTTTACGTGTCCTTGAAGTAAGACATTGTGTGCAATATCAAGATTTGAGTTATGCAAGTCGTCTAAAACATCTTAGATTTTTAGACATTTCTTATAGTGAGATAACAACACTACCTAATAGTATTTGTGATCTCTTCAACTTACAGACTCTGAAACTCAATTATTGTTCTAAGCTTGAAAGTTTGCCTAGAAATATGAGGAACCTTATTAGCCTGAGACATCTTTATTTGGATTGTTGTTTTGGATTAAGATATATTCCTAGATGGATGGGGGAATTGAAACACCTCAAGACGTTAAGTTTGTTTGTGATAAGCGAGATAAAAGATCACTGTCAACTAGATGAATTAAAAGAATTGAATATTCGCGGATCATTGAAAATTAAGAACATTGGAAGAATTGGTGATGCATCTATTGCAAGAGGAATAAGTATGGCTAAAATGTCGAGTATCACTAACTTGGAGTTGGATTGGGGTTATACATATGATGTTGATCACGAGAAAATAGGTAAAGCTTTAGAGGTTTCAACTGAGAGGCTGAAGAAATTGAGAATGAATGGTTACGAAGGTGTGAATCCGCCTAGATGGGTGGGAAAGTCATCTCCTTCTGTAACACGCCTTGAGCGAATGCGAATGGACAATGTGGATACTATTGGTAGTAGCAGCAGCGCTGATAGTGAAATTATGATAGTAATATTCCCTTTGTTAGAGCTATTGGATATTTCTAATATGAAAAGTTTGAGGGAATTGGTGTCTCCTACTGTTCCTAGTCGCGGAGCATTCCCTAATCTATGTGAGATTATGATATATAATTGCCCAAAGCTAGGGGCCTTGCCACCGCATCTTAAATCACTCAAACGTGTAAGTGTTGAAGGTGAATGTTCGGATGAGTTGTTATATAGCATCTCAAATCTTAGTGCTCTCACTCATCTCGATCTCGTTGGATTGAATGAAAGAAGTGTTTTATTTGGAGCTGGTTATATGGCATTAATATTTGATGATGAGATACCATCATTGTCAAGTCAAATCCTTGGggataatgataataataatgaagaaCAATTAGGAGGAGTATGCTCAACTTTCCAATCTCTATCTATCCGGGGGTGCCTCAATTTAAGGTGTTTGTTTGATGAGGGAATGATGATGGAAGAAGAGCCATTAATAAAGATTAGTAGCTTCAGGAAACAACAAAATTATCATCATCTTTTCAAAGAAAGAACAAGACTCATAACCTCTCTCACGGAATTGCATATTTTGAATTGTCCGGAGTTGATGATATCAGTTGATGAATTTAGAAACCTCAATTATGGTAATAATTCACTACAGATATTGCAAATAAGGGGTTGTCCTAAGTTCGTGTCTTCAGAAGATATTATGGGACTACTACGTTCCATTCAAACCAGACTTGGTCCTGCGAACTTCGATGTAGATATTCAATTGGAAGAGGTACAAGGGGACGATTTTATGTCAGTCCTACGTTCCCTTCGAGCAAGACTTGATCCTATCTAA